A segment of the Ipomoea triloba cultivar NCNSP0323 chromosome 1, ASM357664v1 genome:
TTTGTTCATGTACCTATCTTCTTCCTCCGTTTCCAATTCAAAAGTCTGCAAATTTCCCATTAAGGCATCTAACGTCAGAGTTTTTAGGTCTGTTGATTGTTTTATGGCAACAGCTTGCATTTTGAACCTTGGGGGTAAGGACCTCAGAACTTTTCGAACcactttttcttcctcaaatgGTTCACCCAAGTTTTGTGCGTTGTTCACCAGGTTTTTAACCCTCTCACTAAACTCAGATACTGACTCATTTTCTTCCATTCTTAGACTTTCATACTTGGTCATGAGCAATTGTATTTTTGAGACTTTGACGGGTCCTGTACCTTCGTAATGATTCATAAGTGCATCCCACGCAACTTTTGCTATATCCGTAGCTGAGATCAATACAAATTGATCTGGTCCAAGTGCACTATGAATAGCATTCATAGCCCTATTATTTGCTGATGATCGTTTCTTTTCGTCTGTTGTCCATTGGCTAAGgggttttttcttttctttgttcttGACCGTCATCATGGGTGGAGTCCAATCATTTTCAATGGCATCCCAACATTCTTCATCTAAGGATTTGATAAAGGCTTTCATCATGGCCTTCCAATAAGCATAGTCGCTTACTCCTTTCAATAATGGTGGTCGTGAAATTGAGGCACCTTCTTCCATTCTGCAAAACACACTCGAGTATCCCTAGGATCTCGCTAGCAAATTAAGCGACACtgctttgataccaattgaaattatgtaatgcagatatataatataatataaagcaatttaaaaatgtcaaaataagtacacaactgaatttgataacgcagttggagaacacctcCTAATCTGTGGGGCCACGCCCAAACTTTTTCACTAAAGCTCAACCTGctggtttttacaattacaaggttcaatgaattacaaaattaagtctaccacctatttaaacattaaccttataaaGCAACTCTATGAAAAAATTACAcgtacagtttgaactaattctaccaattaaacaaactgtaaccaACCTGGATTTTAACACAGCTTGTACTGAAATAATTTGGAGCTGATTTCTCCGGATAGTACACCAATCTATCCCCGTATTGAAGTTTCTTCGCAGCACCTTTCAggctatatatgtatgttattGTTACTGAAACTTCGATTTTCTTCATTGTGAATGAGCCTATTTGTAGTATTGAGATAATCCCTTTCGTCCTTGAGTTGCGTACGCACATTTGCCACGATGCCACGATGCCAAACTGCCACTTTCTAtgcattgcattttaattttcctttccCCATTTTGCGCCTCACATTCCCATgacttcatttcattttcttttgttttgcatGGACCTTTCTTGCCACGTACATGCATGCATTTTTCATTTGCTCTAAACATTATATGCATTTCACTTTGCATTTTGATTTTGTGTTTGATATATATGCCAAccaataaaattaacatatgccaattaattaatttgtactaACAAATTCCATAGAGTCATTCgtgtccgcgtccactaacatcgaaacgacgtcgtttcggaccaaggtgcacagtgcactgtggaccctagtccacaatataacgattGAATCTGTGAAACGGGctagatctttgattaatgggtcaaaTAGTGAACTAATTGGTtagatctttgacctcattaatcaaatattcgatccgtctcacgaattattttatttccttttttttttggcaaacacttgtgtgagattgtctcacggatctcacacaagtgtttgtcaaaaaaaaaaggaaaaaaaaataggaagaGGTTGGAAAATTAGAACACAAAAGGGTAATATTACAAGTAAAAGCATAAAGGCGTGCAAAATAGGTTTGGACTTCGAATCATCCAAGAGTCAACAATCTCCTACTAGGGCTATATTTAGCAAACCTAACTGaaaagaaagttgagaagcTGAAAGCTAAAAAACTAAAACTCAAAGCTGAAATCTTAAGAGCTATTTGtgagtataaatataaatataatatgtgcagttcaactattagcttaggcttttagttgagatggagcacatgctttaatttggtatcagagccatgcaaaagatcatgggttcgaatctccgcgtcacccTCAAAAAGAGACTTCTACGTGTTGCGCTTGGAATCCACCGCAacgttgagggggcgtgtgagcataaatataaatataatatgtgcagtccaagtATCAACTTAGGCTTTTAGTAGACACGATGAATACATCAGAGTTAATAAACTCCTGATTTTGCAGATGATCCGCAAGTTGTGCCAACGAGACcatgatatctgctattttgtacaattattcacccattattctagttgttttgaaggttattttctgtatcctagtgaaattgggaattgtttgtgtgttatattgtccaagtgctgaattatctacaaggaacaacaaaggaagaatattggaacattttggacaagttctggaagaaaagggaattacaaggaagaatacaagttggaaaagaattggaagttgcctaatgggccaaggcccatctacctcctagatatttgacctattctctacaattgaaggaggttcccttacagagttctaaaccctagcttttagtttatattttcgccagcatagtttagactagatatacattagattatttactttcaagctaggaatcttggattgaagttggatttgttatttatcagataagtttcttttcccttttatttcttacaatgtttatggttattaattattgctttgttttgtttactcccatcatgcgggagtagttcgtttatgggtttggattagggatccattgttaatcttgatgttcaatttatgtttaattgcataaagggattgaatcttttacctagggtttatgttgatttggggatttctttgcactagttattggtttgtggccataattaattgctagtctaggagagggattcattacaacgacagttggatggagacctcaaGCCTTACCAATtccaacctaattttcctgctatgaaagtagaggtaattttgggggcttacaatgcttaggtgcttaaggttatgattgatgcatcacgacagtggggcaatcttagcctaattctcttattgattacgaaagtagctgagtagaattcttatgtgcattgcccatatatcccttggttaattattctttccctaatcttgagttggttggaacatcaagattacaatcccctaatctggcccataccttttatcatataattttcaccttaattaattgctttcttttattctacatcattcagtctctgttacttggattctataaattcatatactctagtgcctggtaattcacacagtttcgtgccataacaccaatcctcagtggaacgacattacaccctttttacactcatcatttgtgctcatcacattttggcgccgttgccgggaatTGGCTtgtttggttttgattgtgtgattaatttcttactagcattagagttagtgaattttaggagatcaagttttatttttgttttattctttatttgaaaaaaaaaatatttttatttgcacTAACCCATAACTAGTTCATTCCAAGAGTGTTTGTGGTTGTGTTAGACAGCAGGTTACCCTCTTTTTTTGCACACTAGATCAAAAGGGAACACAAATCTTCGTCCCTACGATCTAAATCTTGAGAGGAAAttaaggagggagaagaaggtgtTACGTGATTGGCTTCGAGAGTTCCAGGACTTCGAAGTAGACATGGAGACCGGAGACAGTAGCAATACTGGGCAGCCAGCCCATACTGGTGCCAATACACAACAGCACCCGAGGCATAGAGAGACAGTTGGGGACAACCCTGGAGTTCGTGTCGATCCTCCAATCCCAAATGTTCAGGATCAAGCACAGAACTACAGGGCTGATCCAAACCCAAATATCAATATTGGGGGAGGATTGGGTGCTTAATTCATGCAGCCGCAGCCTGTGTACCAGCAGCCAAgctatggggttgggatgcaaaatcttctccatcagatgaatcccaacctgGTCCAGCAGTTTGCCCAGCAGGTTCCACAACCAGAACCAATGGCAGCCCATTTAGCTCCTGAGTTCACtgaagaagattgcattgtgtACCCAGGAATTGAAGCAAATAATTTTGAGTTAAAGACTCAACTCATTCAGATGGTCCAgaataatcagtttggaggatcTCGGGTTGAAGACCCGAAAACCCACATAGTTCATTTTGACCGTATCTGCTAgaccatcaagatgaatggtgttcctagtgaggccatcaagctgagactgtttcctttttccctgagagatcaagcacaacgttggttgaattcctttccagccAACCATTTCATTACATGGGAACAGCTCCACAAGGCTTTCATGCAGGAGTACTGTCCTCCTTCAAAGGCTGCCAAGTTAAAGAAGCAAATTCAGAATTTTTAGCAGTTTGGTAATGAGGATCTTCCTGAGgcttgggcgagatttaaagaATTGAGGAGGCAGTGCCCGAAGAATTTAATGACCCCAGGTGATTTTATATCCTCATTCTATGAGGGATTGTCTAACCGGTCAAAGATTATTCTagatacctcatcctttgggggtgttttcattgatatgggaccGGCAACTGGAGAGCAGTTGATTGAGAGGATCACCTCTAACAATACTTACTGGTACACTGAGGGGGATGATATAcccaagagagagaaaacaacTGTGATGTTCGAAGTGGGAGAAAAGATGGCAATGCAGGCTCAGCTGGATACCATACAACACATGCTAAAGTAGTTAGTACAGGGCCCTACTCAGAGTGTCCAGGCAGTTGCTCAGCCTCCACTAACTCCACAGAATCCTTATATTCCTAACCCCTATTCTGTGCCACAGGTACCTCTTGTAGCCTGTTGTGCAActtgtggtggaaatcatgtAGCTCAGACATGTCCTTTGTTAGACTTCGGTAACCAAGTTCCTCAGCCTAATATGGTGCAAGTtgatctcattggttattctagaccACAGGGCCAGGGGCAAGGTTATGGGAGCTATCAGCAGCAAGGAAGAGATCAGTttgttccctcttggaacaatcaaGGCAATCAAGTGAGGAACAATCAACCAGGTTTTCAAGGTAATCAAGGAAACAGAGGTGGAAACCAAGGAACTCAGTGGAGAAATAATCAGAATCCCAATCAAGGACAGTTCCAGCAAGGGAATCAGAATTTTGGGACCACTCAGGGTCAAGGTTCCTCTAGACCATCTCAGGATGTTGATATACAGCTTCTCATGAACACTATGATGGCTCAGTTTAGCAAGCTACAAGTAGAGCATCTTCAGCTGTTTGGCAAACTACAAGCAGAAATAGATGGTCTCAAGGCTTAGCAACAAGGAGGAGGTAATCGGTTTTCTAATCAACCTTTATCTTCGAATGGTAGACTGCCAACAAGCACAGAAAATCCAAGGCACCAAGTGAATGCAATCACTACTAGAAGTGGATTAGCTTTGAAGGACCCCCCTTTTCCTTCGAATGATCCAGTGCCTGAGAAAGCTGATAAGAAGGATGAGGCTGTTCAGGTTGAGGATATTCTTGATGATAGTGAGGAGGAGCCTGTGGTGCAAAGAGACAGTGTTAAGGGGAAAGCTCTTGAGCAGGATGAGAGTGCTCCAAGTAAGAAgcatgaaaggaagaacaagaaggtAGATGACTCGGTTATACCTTACAACTTGTTACCATACCCACAGAGGTTGTGGAAATCAAAGGAGTCTGATAGAGAGAGCAAGTTCCATAAGATATTGGATAAGCTGGAGATCTCCATGCCTTTTTTTGAAGCAATCACTCAGATTCCATCGTACAAGAAGTTTCTGAAGAATATTTTAGGCAATAAGAAAAAGCCAGAGAAGAGTGCGGTGGTGGATCTAAGCGAAGGAGCCTTGACCTGTGCAGTTCTTCAACATAAACTTCCTCCTAAGCTGAAAGATCCAGGTAGTTTTTCCATCCCTTGCATCATTGGTGGATTTGTAGTTGGGGGTGCTCTGTGTGATCTGGGTGCCAGTGTTAGTCTTATGCCATATTCTTTATGTAAGAGACTCAACCTGGGAACACCAAAACCCACCTACATGACCCTTCAGATGGCGGATCGCTCCATAAAGCGTCCAGTGGGAGTTCTAGAGGATGTCCCGGTCATGATTGATCAGTATTTTATACCGGGGGATTTTGTTGTACTGGATATA
Coding sequences within it:
- the LOC116009275 gene encoding uncharacterized protein LOC116009275 — protein: MTPGDFISSFYEGLSNRSKIILDTSSFGGVFIDMGPATGEQLIERITSNNTYWYTEGDDIPKREKTTVMFEVGEKMVPLVACCATCGGNHVAQTCPLLDFGNQVPQPNMVQVDLIGYSRPQGQGQGYGSYQQQGRDQFVPSWNNQGNQVRNNQPGFQGNQGNRGGNQGTQWRNNQNPNQGQFQQGNQNFGTTQGQGSSRPSQDVDIQLLMNTMMAQFSKLQVEHLQLLPTSTENPRHQVNAITTRSGLALKDPPFPSNDPVPEKADKKDEAVQVEDILDDSEEEPVVQRDSVKGKALEQDESAPSKKHERKNKKVDDSVIPYNLLPYPQRLWKSKESDRESKFHKILDKLEISMPFFEAITQIPSYKKFLKNILGNKKKPEKSAVVDLSEGALTCAVLQHKLPPKLKDPGSFSIPCIIGGFVVGGALCDLGASVSLMPYSLCKRLNLGTPKPTYMTLQMADRSIKRPVGVLEDVPVMIDQYFIPGDFVVLDIEEDAKVPIILGRPFLATAGALIDVRRGKLVMEVAENKIEFDIFKMAKHQPSYVDECYLIEGLGEGIVESRKIELGDLHDSPIDPGPPELLSVLKQKKKFSSSGGFYKRWMRELSKFKRPPDRVVHNPT